In the Tepidimicrobium xylanilyticum genome, TAGAAGCTCATTTAGCAAAGAATGACCTAATAGAGTATATAGAAGATTCTCAAGGCAAGATAAGAATTCCATATTTCATGGGTAAAAGAGTTATAGTTGACGATGCTATGCCATTTGATACTACAACAGGAGCAGGGGTAGCTTATTTATTCGGGCAAGGAGCTATTGCGTGGGGTAATGGTAGCCATAAAGACATACAAGAAACAGAAGTAGTTAGAAAAGGCTTGTCTTTAGCTGGTGAAGATATACTTGTAAACAGAAAGATAAGCATACTACACCCAAGAGGAGTAGCATGGGTAGAGCCTGCAGGTGGAACTGAAAAGACATTCCCAAGCCTTGTAGAACTAGAAGATGGCAACAACTGGAACAGAGTATTTGAACCTAAAGCAGTGAGAATTGTTAAGTTCATGTTTAAGATAGACGAGTAGGAGATAACTTCTCCTACTTTTCTATTACTAGGAGGGATAGTATGAGTACAGCGTATGAGAGAAGGGTTAGAAGGCTAAGAGAGCATGTATTGAGCCATACAAAACCTAAAGAGGAAGTAATAAATAAGCCAAAGTTATCTATAGACGATATGACTAAAGAGGAAATTATAAATAAGTTAGAGGGAAAAGGCATAGAATATAATCCTAGGGATAAGAAAGAGGTTTTATTTAACCTATTAGTAGGTGATTAATATGTTAGAAAAACTTAAACTATTGTTAGGTATTAAAGATGATAGCAAAGATGCTATATTAGAATTCACTATAGAAAGAGTAGAAGATACTATTAAAAATTATTGCAATATAGAAGAAATTCCCGAAGAACTAAATACTACAGTTTTAAGCATGGCAATGGAATTATGTAGACTTGAAAACTTTGGCAATGTAGAAGGGAAGAAGGATATAAAATCCATTCAAGTAGGAGATACAACTACTACATTTGAAACAAATAAGAGCATAGACATATCTAATGAATTATTAAA is a window encoding:
- a CDS encoding phage head-tail connector protein produces the protein MLEKLKLLLGIKDDSKDAILEFTIERVEDTIKNYCNIEEIPEELNTTVLSMAMELCRLENFGNVEGKKDIKSIQVGDTTTTFETNKSIDISNELLKDYKAQLAPYRKIRW